The following DNA comes from Acidimicrobiales bacterium.
GCGCCCTCGGTGGTGCCGGCCACCGTGGCCGCCGCCGGCCCGGCCCGGCCCTCCCCGTCGTCGCGGGTGAGCAGCCAGCCGGCCCCGGCCAGGACCAGCAGCAGGGCCACCACGGCGACGGCCAGGACGCCCCGGCGGCCGGCCGGTGCCTCCGGCGGCGCGTCCGGTGGGGGGGCCAGGGGCCGGGTGGGGGCACCGTCGTCGGGCGGCGGGCCGGCGGCCAGGGCCTCCAGGGCCACGCCCAGCTCCTCGGCCGACGCCGGCCTGGCGTCGGGGTCCTTGGCCAGGCAGCGGTCCACCAGCTCGGCCAGGGCCGGGGGCACGCCCAGGGGCCGGAGGTCGGGCGGCGGCTGGGTGACCACCCGGCCGACCCGGCCCACCAGCGGCTCGCCGGGGAGGCCGGCGAAGGGCGCCTGCCCGGACAGGGCGGCGTGGAGGGTGGCCCCCAGGCCGTACACGTCGGCGGCCGGGGTGGACGGGCCGCCGGAGAGGATCTCGGGGGCGGCGTAGCCGATGGTGGCCTGCACCGACCCGGTGGCGGTGGTGGCGGCGTCGGCCAGGCGGGCGATGCCGAAGTCGCTGAGCTGGGGCTCGCCGTACTCGGAGAACAGCACGTTGGCCGGCTTCACGTCCCGGTGGAGCACCCCGGCGGCGTGGGCCGCGGCCAGCGCCCCGGCCAGGCGGGCCCCGATCCGGGCCGCCTCGGCCGGGGCCAGGGGGCCGTGCCGGGCGATCCGCTCGTGCAGGGAGCCGCCGGCGGCGTAGGGCATGAGCAGGTAGGGGTGGCCCGTGGCGGTGACCCCGGTCGAGAAGGCGCCGACGATGTTGGGGTGGTTGGAGAGTCGGCCCATGGCCGTGACCTCCCGCCGCCAGCGGTGGACGGCCCGCTCGTCCATGCCGGGGGCCAGCAGCACCTTGACGGCCACGTCGCGGCCCAGCTCGGGCTGGCGGGCCCGGTAGACGACGCCGAAGCCGCCCCGGCCGACCTCGACCAGGTCGGTCACGCCGGGCACCACCGGGGGGGCGAGGGCACCGCCGGGGTCGACGCCGGTCACGCGGGCCTCCGGCACATGGGGGCACCGTACCCAGGCTGCCCCCGATCCCGCCCGGTAGGGTCCGGATCTGACGATCCGTCAGGTTCTCGGAGGACCGCCATGCCCGCCCCCGCCCCCGTCCCGGCCCTCGGCGCCGACGGCTGGTTCACCACCGACCCGGAGCCGGCCCTGGTCGGCCACCGCTGCCCGGCCTGCGGCACCGTGGCCTTCCCCCGCCCGGCCCTGGGCTGCCCCAACCCGGCCTGCGCCTCCGACGACCTCGAACCCACCCCCCTGGCCCGGCGGGGCCGGATCTGGAGCTACACCGACGCCCGCTACCAGCCCCCGGCCCCCTACGTGGTGCCCGGATCGGAACACGAGCCGTTCTGCATCGCCGCCGTGGAGCTGGAGGCCGAGCGCCTGGTGGTCCTGGGCCAGGTCGTCCCCGGCGTCACCGTCGAGGACCTCCACGTCGGCCAGGAGGTCGAGCTGGTCGTCGTCCCCC
Coding sequences within:
- a CDS encoding OB-fold domain-containing protein; protein product: MPAPAPVPALGADGWFTTDPEPALVGHRCPACGTVAFPRPALGCPNPACASDDLEPTPLARRGRIWSYTDARYQPPAPYVVPGSEHEPFCIAAVELEAERLVVLGQVVPGVTVEDLHVGQEVELVVVPLFTDDEAVHQVWKWQPVTGPGR
- a CDS encoding protein kinase; the protein is MPEARVTGVDPGGALAPPVVPGVTDLVEVGRGGFGVVYRARQPELGRDVAVKVLLAPGMDERAVHRWRREVTAMGRLSNHPNIVGAFSTGVTATGHPYLLMPYAAGGSLHERIARHGPLAPAEAARIGARLAGALAAAHAAGVLHRDVKPANVLFSEYGEPQLSDFGIARLADAATTATGSVQATIGYAAPEILSGGPSTPAADVYGLGATLHAALSGQAPFAGLPGEPLVGRVGRVVTQPPPDLRPLGVPPALAELVDRCLAKDPDARPASAEELGVALEALAAGPPPDDGAPTRPLAPPPDAPPEAPAGRRGVLAVAVVALLLVLAGAGWLLTRDDGEGRAGPAAATVAGTTEGAPASPPGTEAPEGTAAPGSTEPRAELSVPEGTEPPGSDPEPDPGATAPAGEAAYRDAVDRYYQLVRAGDLEASWSRLSPRFQAEQTYEGYVAYWTETIASVEVRGRPRIEADAARAELTLRYVRTDGVRTTETVTLTFVPGSEGGPPLIDDYVVQSSE